The DNA window ttatttattattggcGAGGAAGTGTATTATACAGTCCAACAACTCTGTTGTATAAACTGCAGAACGTTCACATTTTGCTAATATTCTTAAAGTTGGTTCGGTGTGACCTTAATCAGAGCAGTTTATTTAAAGACATGAGACCTGAACAGATAAAGGTTGGTCCAGCAGTTGGTCGGTATCTTGACGCAGAGTCTTCACATCCAGTTAAAAATGCTGAATTCTTACATGAAGTGTGGTTAAGACGTGTCTTTAAACCTCTATTTTTTAAacatctatttttgttttttttttgtatcacgTCCTCTCGTCTGGATCTTAACCATCCACAGCTGTGTATGCTGTGTTCAGTGGGTTACCACCTGTTCTGCTGCCATCGCTCAGAGAAGACCAGCCGCCGCTGGATGGCGCTGGATTATGCTGGTGTCTCCATTGGCATCCTGGGCTGCTACGTCCCCGGTGTTTTCTACACCTTCTACTGCAATAATGTAAGTTCACCTACAGCCTGCAAGTTTaagtttattataattaattatcttaatttgtgtttgtctccaacATCAGGAGTCTTAATACTTCCTCATAACAAAAACTAAGGCATAAGGAACAAGTCTGAGTGTTCAACAGGAAGTAGATTTAGCGACTAATTTTTTACCACCCATTATTTGCAGTAGGTTGTGGCAGCGTGAGCCAATATAACGTCAGATCACAATGTCCACGTTTCCTCTGAATTTCTGGTCTTATGtattgtaaaacataaaaaaaaatgcaaatacttaattttttattaaataaccTGCAGTATGCACTTAAAGCCATGGGCACAGGTGATCATAACACCAAATCTATGTGAACAAACTGGAGATGTGGACTTTTAATGACACCTATAATATGATTTAAATTAGAAACTGTCCGatcaaagaataaataaagcagATTATGGACCCGAACATGATTTTTGATAGCTCACAGGTTCTGATACCTGatgctttaaacacattttgatgctttaaacacattttgattgATAACACACTCTATTTTCTGCTCTATGATCAGatactttttacatttaaagatgaTGATAGTGTCACTGCACAGATCATCTAACTTTGATTCTCCCCGGGGACTTTGTAGCTCCACATCCTCGGCCTTAGTGAAGCAGTAATTGAATAAAGCTGAAGCTGAGCTCGCAGTCTGGCTCTGCTGATTGACTAATTGTTCTGGTGAATAAGCAACATGACACCTTCGCTGCGCTCTCCGCTTGGAAAACAGCCTCTGATGACACAAGCCAGTTTTAGTTCCTTATTCCAGCCGCCcaccaacatgtttttttcttttctgtcctgtttgctgcgtcttctttttttttttttttttttaagtcctgAAGTGTTTGGCTGTGCTCCTTACTGCTCGCTTTCCCCCGCATATTGGAAGCGCCGGGTTATTTTGCCCCCAGAACGCAGCTGAAATCTGCTCCAGCCCAAACCAGATGGCTGCGTTCACGGAGCGGTCCGTCACTCCTGTTCCCCACCATATGACGTTCGCAAGTCTGGGAGCCGTCTCAGCGAAGGGTCCCACCCCCTTCATCCTTGCCAAGACTGGGGCTCCGCTTCTGGGTGGCTCCTCTCCTGTGGCAAGCCAAGTCCCTAAAGAAGAACTGAGTTTTATATTTAGCCAGTCAAACTCTTATCTTGTCAGAGTGTTTTACAAATGCAGATTTGGAGGAGAGAACATGGTGTCTGTTAGGAGAAGAGCTTAAGAAATTTGGCTGGAGCCGAGCGGGGCCTTGTTCCTGGTGCAAATTTATTCACTGTGAAATTCAGCAGGACTCGTCACATGAGGACGTGTGACTGGACGGAGGCCTACATCCACACGAATGGACAGAAGGGACTGAAACGAGGCTGTCCAGACTTCACACAGTTACTTAAAGAAGTTTAAATATCAAGTACAAAACTGAGGACTTGCTGTAGATTTGCTTCATGCAGTGTTTATGATACAATAGCAACTAAAACAGTGCGAGAACGTCAGCAGATGCACTCAACGTAGCcgtttttaaaagatgtttatggaaaataaataaatccgCATCACAGAAAGGAGctgaagcaaataaaaataaattcaaaataatttttcatcatttgactttattagaaattatttttcagttgttcaaacattagaaacacacatCCAGTGATCTGAGCAGTGTCTTCATTGTGGTTTTTTTGTTACCAGCAGCACAAAATGCACTAGATATTCCTTATTCCTTAAtaactagaattactgcatcGTGGGTATATGATTCTGTCAATTAGTGAAGTTGTAATTCATCTGCACGTCTGTCCAAACTCTATTCTATTCTAATACGTTTACAAATCCTCCAGTGTTTCTGAGATCTAGCGTTTACAAGAATGGGACCTCAGATTTTTCATTCACAAGATtgggatggatggacagatgtgTGTCGTAGAGGTGTTAGAAAGAGTTATCATCATGTTATAATCTAACAAGCTAATCTGAGGTAACAAGCTGAGATCAAGACGATGTgttcagtaaaagtaaatgaaatcaCTTTCTATTTGCTGCGTTGACACATTATTTACCCTAACCGTCACTTCCTCTGCAGTATATTCTCTGTCCTGTTGTCCATGTGGTGAATAGTTTTTCCtccagttttttctttcttctgcttttcacGACTTGTTGAAACGTGTTAGCAGAAATACTGAAAAGCCTTGAAACAGACCTGAACTGGAGAGACTGTTAGTTTTCAGCTGTGTACATGATGagatttgacctttgaccttcctGTGTTACCTGTGTCCCGGCAGTACTGGCGGCAGGTGTACCTGGTGACAGTCCTGGCCATGATCCTGGCCGTCTTCTTCGCTCAGATTCACCCTCATTATCTCAGCAAGCAGTGGAAACAGCTGCGCTCGCTCATGTTCTGCTCGGTGGCTGGATACGGCCTCATCCCCACAGTCCACTGGATCTGCATCACAGGAGGGTTCTCCTCAGAGCTCGTCCAGGTGAGAACACCTGTTCTGTTTTGGTGATTGGCTCATCTCATATACGATCATACGATCATATGAGCATCATGATAAAGCTAAAACATATGTGTACTGCATGTTCCTAGTTCTTTCTACATCTAGATTTATAGAATCTATTcatttttgtatatattattGTAGTCAGTTAAAGTTACTTTATGTTTAAGTCCAGTTATCCAGCTGTTAAATAAGCTACTGATCAATGTTGCACCTAAAAACTGTAATATCTGAGAGACAACAACTTAAATCTCATCTACTATTTAGTTTCAAACAGCTGTAGTAAAGTAAATCTCTGTTCTTTTCAGGCTTTCGTTCCTCGTATCCTGGGGATGTACTTCATTGCTGCTTTAGCTCTTATTTTCTACACTTCTAAAGTTCCTGAACGCTACTTCCCAGGTGAGGCTACTTCAGGATTGTGTCCTCACATACATTCAATCATTGTGTCACCGTCTGGTTTAATTTCactctgtcttttatttctgtgacgTCGCTGCAGGTCAGCTGAACTACCTGGGCTCCAGTCACCAGGTGTGGcacctgctgctggtgctgatgTTTTACTGGTGGCACCAGTCATCAGGCTTCATCATGGCGTACCGACACAGTGAGCCCTGCCCCAACGCTCCCCGACACGCATAGGAGACCAGTAGCTGGTCACTGTGAGCAGCTTAAAGTGGTACTAATCATTTTCTATTTCCTTATCAGAGTTTATTATGTTCTATGAACTGGTGCCTGAGTATTTGTCTTATTGCAGGTAAATTAACTTAGTGACACATTAATTAGTGAATTGTTAACCCATCATTATCGCATGcaagagtttgtgtgtttgtatttaagtGTGAACTGCTAGATTGACGTTTGTATACGTGAAGCTAAAACTGAACTTTATCGTACTTTTTACCTGTaaaattctttattttctcaaatATAGAAATAAGAACTCCAGCGAGCTGTAGCAGTGACACCAGGTCTTCAGTTCATCAGTGTGGATCAGATGGAAACGTTCAACCTCCCCTGCGAGTCACTGCAGCGATGGATCGAAGTACAATCAAACCTGCGACCTACAGGATGTGAGGTGACTTTCAAGTGCAGTTTTCAGATGAAACGGGACTTTTGAAAGCTGAAACTATTTTTACCAGAAATTCTGGAGTCAAACTACAAAATCTCGAAAGTTTATTGCACTGACTTCAAATTTACACTTTCTGTCTATTACGGTTCATTAACTGTCGGTTGGCAGGTTCAGTCGAAGCATTTCCCCTCAGTATTTCTGTAAGTGcctgtaaataaaacatcatgtaGCTCTTGACTTATGTAAAGTTAAGCTTCAAGGACATTTTAATATCTATTTTGAACAGAACTAGTTccataatgtttttaaaatctttcaaataaaaatcaggTCCAACATCCTCCACAGTCTGAGAAGGGAAACGTAGTGTTTACTTAAATATCTTCACTCTGCACAGTTCTGCTAAAAACATGATGAATGAACTCGTTATATTTAAGATCTGCTGAGTTAAACTCAATCCACTAAATTTCTACTGGACTTTTCTGCCCAAACTATTAAAATCTGTTTGTAGCAGCTTCGTGATAAAGCTGTGAGACACTTGGTAACGAGAGcaagcaaaaaacaaatgagtagAGTTTAGATAGAAGAACCAAAGACTTTATTATTCTGTATATTAATGTGTTTCTATGTTTAGGTTTTTGATTATTGTCTTCAGTGTTCTCTTATTTCAACTAAGTGATACAGAGACTTTTAATCCCACGATGGTGAAAAGTTCTTACTTTATACTACAAAGATTACTGCACTGCAGACATGTAAGTACCTGCTTCTACAgaactgaatgttttttctatGAACTCTGCTGTCAGGCGGCACCGACTCTGTTCAAACTGACTTTTGTATCAGAGCTGCACAGGAAAACAAACTCAGTGTTCACTACTTCACTAAATGGGACTTGTACTTTTTCTTTAGAGGCCTATGAGGTCAGTTTGGGTGTAAATGAGCAGCTCAGCCTCTAGGGGCTGCTAGTGTGACTTCTAGGCCTTTAAACTGGGAGTTCAAGTTCAGTCATTAAAGTTTTAACCAAAGTATTAAGCAAGTATTCCTACATTTCCTACATTTTTTAATGCATCTGTGCAAAAATTTTAACCTGTTTCGTTGCGCTTaagttaaaattaattaatagatTGAGAAACAGTTTAAATTTTTAACAATTCAAAAACTCTCACTGTTTGTGAACTGGCAGCTTTGCTCTCCTCTGTGCAGCCGTGTTATCTACTGTTGAAATAGTCTCAGCTACAGACGAACAAATACTAGACGTTATTTTGAAACCTGACGAGAGAAAACCTCCACTGTAAAGTCGAACAGTGTTTAAGATAAAATAACTCATTTAGGGTGATGTGCAATGTTAAAGCTCAACTGTTCTTGTGTATTCAAATGGTCTCATTACAAAATGCAACACGTCTACATTGGAAAGGAGTCGTTAGTTGTCAACAGGTCTTAATGCAGTGTTCGTTTTCTTGTAATAGGTTTACAGTGAattggtgtgtgtctgtttagaatgaatgttttctgtatttaatgttAAGTTTTAGACCTCAACActttgttctgggttctttttgttctgttaaattattttgttctcTCTGTAGATGTGTgtctaaaacattttcttagtGCTGCAACACATAAGCTTAAATTCATTTTGTAGCAGGACATTTGGATCTTTTTCATACAAACTGCTGAACTTAACTTTaataaatttaactgtttacctgcgttgtttttattgcatctAGCAGTAATAGATGTTTTACCACGTTGgtgaagggaaagaaaagatggaaggtAAAAGTAAGAAATGATCCCACAGGTGAAAACATCAACCTGCAGGTTAAGTTCAAACAAATGTGCCAGTGGTTGTAGAAGAACAGTTGAGTTTCTGTGGGGGTCAAAGTTCTCAAACCACAAATCCCAGACTGGTGGTCTAATGtgcctttgtgttttatttctaaaaatgtgttgaatttcaacatcattttaaaaaactgtacTTACATACAGGGTTACTGCTGATAAAACAGTTAAGAGCCTAAACTTAAACCCACACATCAACTTTTTAAGTACAATAACATTCGCTCTCTTCTAGTTCGCCAAGTGTAAAGCAACACAGATCACGTAGCGACTACTGTGAAATGATGCATAGAGAGAAGAGCTAATAGGGCTAAAACAAAGTGGTTAAGGTCGACTCCCAAACAGATCAGACACCGAAGGTGTCGTGGTTTCCGAGGTACTATGCAGAGCCAAGCTCAGGTAAGGCTTTGTGGTgctaaacaataaaacacattggTAAATCAGAAGGCAGGACGTGAAGAGCTTTCTGCTGCAGTCAAACATTAAGCTTATAATCACAGTACGATTCTCTGCTGCAGGTCCAACAGCTTTGTAAAAGTTAAGATATGTGGAAACATCACTTACTCCACAGGATTTAGGTTTTTGTTGCTCAAACTGAGAAatattcttaaaaaaaagaagcgTTAAAACATAGTTAGCAGGTAGATTCATGATTGAAAATGATCccaaaccacaaaaaaaaaaagctaagagGTTATTTAACCGCGACTGGCAGCGTGGGAAGACGCAGGGAGAGTTACTGCTTTGAGGGGAAAGGTGCTGCCCCGAACGGGTCGAGCTCCACCGGCTGTGAGgacggctgctgctgctgctgctgaggtcCACTGTGGATCACTAGTTCTGTGAAGGGCACGGCCCCGAAATCGTCCATGATTCTACTCTCTCCTAGAGTACCATGCAGGGCACCCATCCAAGACCTGCCATTGGCCGTGCCCATGTCGCCCTTACTGTCACAGAGGCCTTGATACTGGCCGTGCCGGCCGCCGTCCTGAGGATGGAAAGGTCTGGCTCCGAACGGGTCTAAAAGGGCTTCGTCTACCGGCAGAGAGGCTCCTTTGTCCTTCCCTTCAGTCATGGTTATATCAACACTGATGTTCTCCTTAGAGTCCGAGGTGCTGAGGAACTCGTTGCTGCTTTGCGAGTCCCTCCTTCCGACCTTCTTGTGTCTGCGGACCCGCTCAGGTGTGCGGTAGGTCGGCTTGTTGCTCTTGCGGCCCCCGGTCGGGGTGGAGTGGTGCCGTTTCCCGTTGCTGCCGCCTGCTGCGGCCTCTTGTTTGGTTTTTCTCTGACGGGACGACAGCTTCTGGAGGCTTCTCTGTTTCAGCCTCTGCTGCTGAGGACTGGCCGACTCCTCAGATGACGGCCGGAAAATATCTTCTGCACTTCTGGATGTGGTCGGGGGGGCGGTAGGACCTGGCTGGAAAGGACTGAACCCAAAAACATCAATGCCCTCTGGGGAGACGGGAGGAGTTTGACCGAGGTGAATGTCGCTACCGCTCTTGCTCGACCTGGAGAGGTTCCTGTTGAATGGTGCTTTGGTAAAAACATCAAACTCCTCTGCAGCTTGCTGCTCATGGCTGACCTGTCTGAAAGGTGCTTTGGCAAAGATGTCAGAGCTCTCCGTTGGTCCTGAAGGTGAAGCTCCTCCGAGGAAGGGCACCGCACCGAAGACATCCACAGCCTTCACAgcggctgcagcagctctcGCTCCGCTGGGCGACTCGGGAGGAGTGATGAGAGTCACACCAGGATCTCCTTCAGGAGGACTCCGAGCAGCAGGAGCTGCTTTGCCAGCCACAGCCTTCTTTGAGCGGCTCTTGACTCTGCTGGGGTCGTAGTCCGAGTCCGAGCTGTGCTTGTCTTCATCTTCCTCGCCCTCTTCTTCAGAGTCCATCAGCAGAGGCCTCTGTCCCAAGTTCTCTGGCTCGGTGTCTTCACCATGTTCACTGTTTAGAGCTTCGTCCTCTTCTGGTTCTTCCTCCTCGCTGCTTTTTGGTGAAGGAGGGTCCGACTCGAAGTCGCTGTCGGACTCTTCACCTGGTCTGCAGTTACTCTTTCTGCCCTGTTTGTGCTCTTTGGAGGTCACCAGCGGCTGCACGTCCTCTGCAGTGGATGATACAGGTGCAGGAGCTCCGACCTCCTCACTGGTTTGTTCAGTCGTTATAACGTTGGTACCTgtaaaaaacaagacaaggaTAAAagtgttttgcaaaaaaaaaaaaaaaaaaaaaaaaggtacaatTTTCTAGATTTCTTAGagcttttatctgtttaaaCAATTCAAAAGTTAGATGATGATAAGACTAAAGAGAATCTCTACACCAGAAGTTTTCATCTCTTAACTTATGCGTCTGTGACCTCTGTAGTGCTGAAATCAGGATTACTTGACTTAGATTTGGATTTCACTAAGACAAATCCAACATTGAAGCAGAAGGAGCAACAAAGGAGAATCACAAAACTCAATATGGTCTAAAAGCTGCTCTGACTTCTCCACTCTGACCCTGCAATAAGAAGAGCAGGATTACAGGAAGAAGAAATTACACCCAGCTTTTCAACATCCACAAATTGCTTCTGAATTCAAGTATGTTGATGGAAACATTTAAGCTCTCACTGCcttcagattaaaaaaactttctgCAGTAGCTACTCctacatttttataaattctTACACATATTTGGCATTTAAAAAGAGTTTCTGCCTTGTGTAAATTTATTTCCAAGAGATTTGCATAATGGCAACTTAGAAATTAGCCTAATTAGCAAATGGACAGTCTCCAATTatattgaaaataaattgtGCCATAAACAATGAGCCAATTTATTGTTCCCTATTATTGCGAGTTCTACAttagaagaagagaaggaaccCCCTGCTGTGAACACAAATAATATCTTCAACCATCCAAACTGGCAGGACACAAGGACAGATTAGCCAAAAGCTTGTTGTTGATAAAAGAAACAAGGCGGCATTAAAAGAAAGATAAAGTGTCtggaataaaatataatactgCTGGAAACACGAGGTGCTCAGATTATAACTTAAATCATGTTCACCTCCACCGCTCAGACAATCTCACTACAATAGAAATCAGAGAAGTTACACTGACAGATTTTGTCTTGTCGTCGTTTTCTTTGTGGGAGCAGCAGGATTATGTCTGATCTCTTAAAGACATATTCTGTAGATAAGTAAAGGAAACTTGTGTGATTGTTCTCATCTGATAAAAGATCAAATCTGTAGGAAATGACTGATCTGAatcaacaaactgaaaataagtaaatgaacattttaaaaacacaataataataataataatgtgggATTACTACTTAATGAGAGGAGCATAAAAACCCTCCCACTGAGGCTCATAATAGTGctatgtattttaataattaacttCATAAATTAAATGGTGCTGGCTGCAGCAtcta is part of the Anabas testudineus chromosome 9, fAnaTes1.2, whole genome shotgun sequence genome and encodes:
- the paqr3a gene encoding progestin and adipoQ receptor family member 3a, with the translated sequence MRSTYHKTPNGTNCIYSKLKGQAQGSSGPAMPQKLQKSAQTTHYIELGGYQYWPVLVPRGIRLYTYEQIPVFLRENPYITDGYRAYLPSRLCIKSLFILSNETVNIWSHLLGFLLFFFLGVYNMASVLPAVGASREDYVIYSIGLFCFQLCMLCSVGYHLFCCHRSEKTSRRWMALDYAGVSIGILGCYVPGVFYTFYCNNYWRQVYLVTVLAMILAVFFAQIHPHYLSKQWKQLRSLMFCSVAGYGLIPTVHWICITGGFSSELVQAFVPRILGMYFIAALALIFYTSKVPERYFPGQLNYLGSSHQVWHLLLVLMFYWWHQSSGFIMAYRHSEPCPNAPRHA